In Flavobacterium sp. GSB-24, the genomic window ATTTGGTTTTTCATGGCGTACAAAATAATCGAACCTTTAGAATAGCTGATATTATCAAACATATCGTCTGCATTTTTGTAATGAAAACGTGCTAAAATTGGACTGTCTCCATTTTTTTGTGAACGAAGATAATTCTGCAGTTTTTCATAACGAGATCTGTCTTCTGCATCTTGTCCAGCGTCGTGACCGTGCCAAAGAACTTCTCCAAATGTGGCAAAAGATTCGTTCATTGTTAAATTTGACCAAGATTCAGCAGTTACTAAATCTCCAAACCATTGATGAAAAAGTTCGTGTGCTACGGTACTTTCTTCGTTATTGTCTAATAATTCTCTTTCGGTTTTTTGTACATATCCGCCGTGAACAGTTGCAGAAGTATTTTCCATTGCACCTCCAAAAAAATCTGTTACAACAATCTGCGAATATTTTGCCCAAGGATATTCTACACCAAGCATTTTACCGTAAAAGTTCATCATATCAGGCGTTTTGCCAAAAATCTGTTTCGAAAATGGCGCATATTTAGGTTCTAAATAATAGCTGACCTCTTTTCCATTATAAGAATCTTTATAGATTTTAAAATCCCCAACCGCCATCATAAATAAATAAGGAGCGTTTGGCTGATCCATTTTCCAAATATCAGTACGAGTTCCGTTTTTATTTGCTTTTTGTGAAGTTAATTTACCGTTAGACAGCGTAGTATATTTTGATTCTACTGTCATTGCAATTTCAGAAGTTGTTTTTTGATTTGGTTTATCAATCGTAGGAAACCAGCAAGACGAAGCTTCTGTTTCTCCTTGAGTCCAAATTTGTGTTGGTTTGTCTCCTTTTCCGTCAGGATTAACAAAATACAATCCGTTTGAGTTGGTAATCGATTCGCCAGCTTTACTTTTAAGTTCTGCTGGTTTTGCGGTGTAATTAATGAAAATCGTATACTTTTCGTTGTTTTTGTACTTTCTGTTTAATTGAATTGAAAGCTGTTCGTTATCGTAAGTATATTTTAGCGGAATAGTTTTTTTTCCATCGACAATAGCAATTTCTTTAAAATCCATTCCTTTTGCATCTAAATGCAGCGAATCGGTTTCATAAAAATGAGGTTTTAGAGTAACCCATTCTTTTCCATACAAATAACGTTTTCCGTAATCAAATGAGACTTCGAGTTTGGTATGAATTAAATCATTAGTTTTTAAAGGTGTAACTCTGTAAACACTTAATTCATCTGGTTTTTCCTGTTTGTTTTGCGCTTCAATTTTTGGGCTTACAATGAAAATAAGACCCAAAAAAGTATATTTTAAAAAATGCTTTTTCATTTTATTGTTTTAAAAGTTCTTTACAATTTTTCGATAATTCTGACTTCACCGTCTTTTTCATCTTCATTTAAAATATTCGATTGTTTTTTCGTATAAACGAGTAAACTCCATTGAATAATTTTGTTTTCTGGATATAAATCGGCTTGATTTTTTAACCATTTTTCTGCTTCTTGAGAAGAAGATGTTTTTTCGATTGCCCAAGCTGAAACAAGATTATTTGCTGGTAAAAAGTTCATAACCGTATTATCAACCTTTGGATTAAAAGCAACGATTTTTTGTAAAGATTTAGCAGCTATTTCTTTGTTGCCAAGATTGGTGTAACATTGATAATCCAGCCAGTTTTCAAGCCTTTCATCGATGTTTTCATCGTAAGGTTTTCCTACTCCTAAATTTTCTGGAAACAATTTTGCATCGCCAATAAATTGTAATGCTTTTTTATATTGTTTGTTTTTAATTTCTGCCAAAGCCTGCATCAATTTCGCTTCGTGGTACAATTGTCTTCCAGCAGTTGCACCTTCAAAAGGAAGAATTTGTAATTTGGTTAGAAATGCATCTGCAGCAGCATATTTTTTATTTAACAGCAGCGTTTTTGCATACAGCATTCCAATTAAATAATTCTCTTTATGTTTTTTGTAGAAAGATTCTGTTGTTGAAAGTGCTTTGTCAAATTGTTTTTGAACGATATAATGTTCTGCCAATAATTTATGATATCTCCAGCCTTGTGGATCTAGTTTTAAAGCCTGCTGAAGACTTGCCAATACAACTGTAGCATCATCTTTAAATAAAGAAGCTTTGGCACCATAAAAAGCAGGATCATTAGGTTTTGAGCCGCATTGTGTAAACAATTCTTTTGCCTCAGAAATACTATTGCGATTCCATTCGATTAGACCTAAATGGTATTTTAACTGCCATTGATCATTAGTTTTAATTAATGTTTTGAGAATGGAAGCCGTTTCTGCGCGGAACGGAAAACTAGTTCCAGGTTTGATTTTAGATAAATCAACAGTTTTGTTTTCTAAAAAAGCTTTCCAATATATAATTTCTGCACTTGGAACTGCGATGTTAAAAACTTTTAGAGCTTCTTCTTTTCGGCCCAGATTCTCGTACCAAATTCCTAATTCCAGATAAGTCTGTTCTGGCATTTCATTTTGAATTGCAGCTGTAAAATTAAGTTTGGCATCATTTGAACTGTTCCAAAGATATTTTTCAAAATCTACAAAATGATTTAACGGATCAAGTGTAGTAATTGTTTTTAAAGCTGCATTTGCTTTGTCTGAATTATTTTGAAGACGATACAAAACCGCCAATACTTGCAGACATTCTAGATTGTATTGATTGTTTATTAAGCTCTTTTCGGCATATTCAACAGCTTTAGGTAATTCGTTTTCAGCTAAATAAATTTTACTTAGTGAAGTGTAAGCAACGCTTCTGTATTCTACACCAGCTGCTGCAATATCAAAACCATCTTTTGCATCGGTTGTGTTTCCTAAATGAAGATTTGCCAAAGCATAATTGTAATTTGCACCACCATCGTAAGTATCGATTGCTAAAGCTTTTTTAGCAGTTTCTACAGCTTCTTTGTATTGAAATTTTCTAATTTGTAAAGAAGCTAATTCAGAAAGGGCAGGAGCAAAGTTTGGATCATTTTGTAAACAAGCTGTAAGGTTTTCTTCTGCCTTTACATAATCTTTAAAACTGATGTAATTTTTACCTTGCAGATACAATCCGTAAACCGAATTATGATCAAAGTTTTTTGGAATTTCTACTGGGCGATTAATATTTCCATCTTCAGGAGCACCGTTCCAAACTAGTTTATTGCCGCCTAAAATAAATTTCAATTTATTAAAATCAGCTTTAACCTGAATTGAATCTTTAAATGTTTGGAGCGTATTCAAAGCAATATCTTTAGAATATACTTTTTTATCGCCTTCGAAAACTTCAATTTTTTCATTTAGTTTTTGAAGCGGAGAGAAATAGATTTTCAGCCAGCCATTTTCGTTTTTCACATTAACAGCCCCGTAATTATTGGCTTTTACAAAACCTTTGGTTTGTTTTACAGGAAACCAGTATTCTGTCCAAGTATCAGTTTGATAAGGCGCAAACGAACGTTGTTTAAAAGGGGTTAAATTACTGCCTTCGCTTGCCTGATTAAATAATCTGCCGCTTTGTACTTCTGTATATTGTCCGTCAGTATCGGTCAATAATTTTTCCCAAATCATTCCTTGCTGTGATAATCCCCAAATCCATATTTTT contains:
- a CDS encoding M1 family metallopeptidase, translating into MKKHFLKYTFLGLIFIVSPKIEAQNKQEKPDELSVYRVTPLKTNDLIHTKLEVSFDYGKRYLYGKEWVTLKPHFYETDSLHLDAKGMDFKEIAIVDGKKTIPLKYTYDNEQLSIQLNRKYKNNEKYTIFINYTAKPAELKSKAGESITNSNGLYFVNPDGKGDKPTQIWTQGETEASSCWFPTIDKPNQKTTSEIAMTVESKYTTLSNGKLTSQKANKNGTRTDIWKMDQPNAPYLFMMAVGDFKIYKDSYNGKEVSYYLEPKYAPFSKQIFGKTPDMMNFYGKMLGVEYPWAKYSQIVVTDFFGGAMENTSATVHGGYVQKTERELLDNNEESTVAHELFHQWFGDLVTAESWSNLTMNESFATFGEVLWHGHDAGQDAEDRSRYEKLQNYLRSQKNGDSPILARFHYKNADDMFDNISYSKGSIILYAMKNQMGDEAFFKGLNHYLTTNAYKSGEPHQLRLSMEEVTGKDWLPYFDQWYYNAGSPILDVTYKYANGKIIITISQSQDSAVQTFTLPLKVDFYVNGTKIRKDILITKREQSFSFDLPSKPEFIDLDPDKILVGEVNVDKKTSADYLYQYKNAPSYYNRIEAIKFASKDRSQESQLILLEGLKDPQEDLRVLSIKAIDLNEKQTKDQILKTLLDIAKNDKKTIARANAIVKLASTGDTSYKALMEESIKEQSYNVIAAGITGLTKYTPAEADKALASLDDDTKKHVTPLMKRFSSQK
- a CDS encoding DUF5107 domain-containing protein, producing the protein MKLKPFLSILLFGSLFVTAQNKPTIKEYKKVFTTYPFSDPDPIPKPDTKFYPYFRFDGFTDKPVQKEWKVIEIENDYIKLMILPEIGGKVWSAVEKSTGKDFVYNNHVIKFRDIAMRGPWTSGGVEGNYGIIGHTPNCATPVDYKIINREDGSISCVIGVLDLLTRTSWKLDINLPKDKAYFTTNSFWSNSTELQQPYYTWMNTGIKAAGNLQFIYPGQTYIGHNGEYNSWPIDKENGKDLSYYKNNDFGGYKSYHVFGKYNDFFGGYWHDEDFGMARYGNHDDKPGKKIWIWGLSQQGMIWEKLLTDTDGQYTEVQSGRLFNQASEGSNLTPFKQRSFAPYQTDTWTEYWFPVKQTKGFVKANNYGAVNVKNENGWLKIYFSPLQKLNEKIEVFEGDKKVYSKDIALNTLQTFKDSIQVKADFNKLKFILGGNKLVWNGAPEDGNINRPVEIPKNFDHNSVYGLYLQGKNYISFKDYVKAEENLTACLQNDPNFAPALSELASLQIRKFQYKEAVETAKKALAIDTYDGGANYNYALANLHLGNTTDAKDGFDIAAAGVEYRSVAYTSLSKIYLAENELPKAVEYAEKSLINNQYNLECLQVLAVLYRLQNNSDKANAALKTITTLDPLNHFVDFEKYLWNSSNDAKLNFTAAIQNEMPEQTYLELGIWYENLGRKEEALKVFNIAVPSAEIIYWKAFLENKTVDLSKIKPGTSFPFRAETASILKTLIKTNDQWQLKYHLGLIEWNRNSISEAKELFTQCGSKPNDPAFYGAKASLFKDDATVVLASLQQALKLDPQGWRYHKLLAEHYIVQKQFDKALSTTESFYKKHKENYLIGMLYAKTLLLNKKYAAADAFLTKLQILPFEGATAGRQLYHEAKLMQALAEIKNKQYKKALQFIGDAKLFPENLGVGKPYDENIDERLENWLDYQCYTNLGNKEIAAKSLQKIVAFNPKVDNTVMNFLPANNLVSAWAIEKTSSSQEAEKWLKNQADLYPENKIIQWSLLVYTKKQSNILNEDEKDGEVRIIEKL